Proteins co-encoded in one Halococcoides cellulosivorans genomic window:
- a CDS encoding DUF6757 family protein — translation MQCHYCDREADIAVEKDGIRVGVCEEHFREQIDRLEDQDLLSEVDPTE, via the coding sequence ATGCAGTGTCATTACTGCGATCGGGAGGCGGACATCGCCGTCGAGAAAGACGGCATCCGGGTGGGCGTCTGCGAGGAGCATTTCCGCGAGCAGATCGACCGCCTCGAAGACCAGGACCTCCTCTCGGAAGTCGATCCGACCGAGTGA
- a CDS encoding DUF7556 family protein: MSQETDAIATSVAEDPEVMASVEHGRQDTFILADVTCDDAYLTVPLESAAALPEWR; the protein is encoded by the coding sequence ATGTCGCAGGAGACCGACGCCATTGCGACGTCCGTTGCTGAGGACCCCGAGGTCATGGCCTCAGTCGAGCACGGCCGCCAGGACACGTTCATCCTCGCCGACGTAACCTGTGACGACGCCTATCTGACGGTGCCGCTCGAATCGGCCGCGGCGCTGCCCGAGTGGCGCTGA
- the glyS gene encoding glycine--tRNA ligase: MADSEAVIELAKRRGFFVPTGEVYGGVSGFYTFGPRGEPLKTNLEATWRDRFVVAEGHMTVDAPTVLPEPVFEASGHLDGFADTLIECPECGRSHRADHLIEDHTDREDAESLPIERMEGIVAELELACPTCGTGLADQAIEPFNLMFETQIGPGSSDPGYLRPETAQGIFVEFPQLAEYARGQLPFGVAQIGRAYRNEISPRRSLIRVREFTQAELELFVHPSGDGPDLDAVADVTAPFYSAEAQAAVEDGDRSAEGAVRELTIAEAHAEGIVADPWIAYYLGVAAEWYRSIGVDMDRFRFRQHRAGERAHYASDCWDAESEIDGNWIELGGFADRGSYDLDKHEAHSGEAFTVFEAYDEPREIERATVDPDMSVLGPEFGGSAAAIADALEARAADDPAAFEAVDPGEAITVTVEDEAFDVPIEATGFARETVTESGEHVHPQVIEPSLGIDRALYTVIDHSLTEDEIDGEERTVLELPARVAPTTVAVFPLMDADGLDDRARAIVEDLRAAGLAVAYDDSGAIGRRYRRQDEIGTPYCVTVDYETSEDDTVTVRDRSSTDQVRVPIDELDAVLVGLRDGEQSFEEL; this comes from the coding sequence ATGGCCGACAGCGAGGCGGTGATCGAACTCGCCAAGCGGCGCGGCTTTTTCGTCCCGACGGGCGAGGTCTACGGCGGTGTCTCCGGATTCTACACGTTCGGTCCGCGGGGCGAACCGCTCAAGACCAACCTCGAAGCCACCTGGCGCGATCGGTTCGTCGTCGCCGAGGGCCACATGACCGTCGACGCGCCGACGGTGTTGCCCGAACCCGTCTTCGAGGCCTCGGGACACCTCGACGGGTTTGCCGACACGCTGATCGAGTGCCCCGAGTGTGGGCGTTCGCATCGCGCCGATCACCTCATCGAGGACCACACCGACCGCGAAGACGCCGAGTCGCTGCCGATCGAGCGCATGGAGGGGATCGTCGCCGAACTCGAACTCGCGTGTCCGACCTGCGGGACGGGTCTCGCTGACCAGGCGATCGAACCGTTCAATCTGATGTTCGAGACCCAGATCGGCCCGGGATCCAGCGATCCCGGCTATCTCCGCCCCGAGACTGCCCAGGGCATCTTCGTGGAGTTTCCTCAACTCGCCGAGTACGCACGTGGGCAACTGCCCTTCGGCGTCGCCCAGATCGGCCGGGCCTACCGCAACGAGATCAGCCCCCGACGATCGTTGATCCGCGTCCGGGAGTTCACCCAGGCCGAACTCGAACTGTTCGTCCACCCATCGGGTGACGGCCCCGATCTCGATGCGGTCGCGGACGTGACGGCCCCGTTCTATTCCGCCGAGGCCCAGGCCGCCGTCGAGGACGGCGATCGATCGGCCGAGGGGGCCGTCCGCGAGTTGACGATCGCCGAGGCCCACGCGGAGGGGATCGTCGCCGACCCCTGGATCGCGTACTATCTCGGCGTCGCCGCGGAGTGGTATCGGTCGATTGGCGTCGATATGGATCGGTTCCGATTCCGTCAGCACCGCGCGGGCGAGCGTGCCCACTACGCCAGCGACTGCTGGGACGCCGAGAGCGAGATCGACGGCAACTGGATCGAACTCGGTGGGTTCGCGGACCGCGGGAGCTACGACCTCGACAAACACGAGGCCCACTCCGGTGAGGCCTTTACGGTCTTCGAGGCCTACGACGAGCCTCGCGAGATCGAGCGCGCGACGGTCGACCCGGACATGAGCGTGCTCGGCCCGGAGTTCGGTGGGTCGGCCGCCGCGATCGCTGACGCGCTCGAAGCCCGCGCGGCCGACGATCCCGCGGCGTTCGAGGCCGTCGATCCGGGCGAGGCGATCACCGTCACCGTCGAGGACGAGGCGTTCGACGTGCCGATCGAGGCGACGGGCTTTGCCCGCGAGACGGTCACCGAGTCGGGCGAGCACGTCCACCCGCAGGTGATCGAACCGTCGCTCGGGATCGACCGGGCGCTGTACACCGTGATCGATCACTCTCTCACCGAAGACGAAATCGATGGCGAGGAACGGACCGTCCTCGAACTGCCGGCACGGGTCGCGCCGACGACGGTCGCGGTGTTCCCGCTGATGGACGCCGACGGCCTGGACGACCGCGCGCGTGCGATCGTCGAGGACCTCCGGGCGGCGGGCCTGGCGGTCGCCTACGACGATTCGGGCGCGATCGGGCGACGCTACCGTCGTCAGGACGAGATCGGGACGCCCTACTGTGTGACCGTCGACTACGAGACCAGCGAGGACGACACCGTCACGGTCCGGGATCGGTCGAGCACCGACCAGGTGCGCGTTCCGATCGACGAGCTCGACGCGGTGCTCGTCGGGCTTCGTGACGGCGAGCAGTCCTTCGAGGAGCTGTAA
- a CDS encoding dolichol kinase, giving the protein MNRVVDALTDRSIARRAVHATGSAIPIGYLLVAEVGWQAIRVLVIVMLVGALALETVRLLVGLDWRIFDYLTRPYEADNLAGYALFAIGMAITAVAFDPRVAVPAMLMLTIGDPVSGIVSRSSTPGRKSGPVLALVFLICVGLAWPFVPSTTAIAGALAATAADGLKPTVRGYVIDDNLTIAPAAATAMAIVTTVV; this is encoded by the coding sequence GTGAATCGGGTCGTCGACGCGCTGACCGACCGATCGATCGCGCGGCGGGCGGTCCACGCCACCGGGAGTGCGATCCCCATCGGCTATCTGCTCGTCGCGGAGGTCGGCTGGCAGGCGATTCGCGTCCTGGTGATCGTGATGCTCGTCGGCGCACTCGCGCTGGAGACGGTCCGCCTGCTGGTCGGGCTGGACTGGCGAATCTTCGATTACCTGACGCGGCCCTACGAGGCCGACAACCTCGCGGGCTACGCGCTCTTTGCGATCGGGATGGCGATCACGGCAGTCGCGTTCGACCCGCGCGTGGCCGTGCCTGCCATGCTCATGTTGACGATCGGTGATCCCGTCAGCGGGATCGTGAGTCGGTCGAGTACGCCGGGGCGGAAATCCGGCCCCGTCCTCGCACTCGTCTTTTTGATCTGTGTCGGACTGGCCTGGCCGTTCGTGCCTTCGACGACTGCGATCGCCGGCGCACTCGCCGCGACCGCGGCCGACGGCCTCAAACCGACGGTTCGAGGATACGTCATCGACGACAATCTCACCATCGCGCCGGCGGCGGCGACGGCGATGGCGATCGTGACCACAGTGGTCTGA
- a CDS encoding RAD55 family ATPase — protein sequence MRVSSGVPGFDDLVQGGLLTERLYVVSGPPGSGKTTFSTMFIMEGARSGENCLYVTMHETEEELVQDMAGFDFGFEKAVQSDAIRFLNLVTEQGKREITQFGSDGGLTNRLVGYIEANDVDRAVIDSTMLLQHFLSDASDEITGFLSALKQTDATIVLISEMTDPSAYSDEHYLAHGVIFFHNYLESGGMTRGIQVIKMRGTAIDCDIHSIEFTDRGLVVHPGEKIRD from the coding sequence ATGCGCGTTTCGAGTGGCGTCCCCGGGTTCGACGACCTCGTCCAAGGGGGGCTATTGACCGAACGGCTCTACGTCGTGAGCGGGCCACCGGGCAGCGGGAAGACCACCTTCTCGACCATGTTCATCATGGAAGGGGCCCGATCGGGCGAGAACTGCCTCTACGTGACGATGCACGAGACCGAAGAGGAACTCGTTCAGGACATGGCGGGGTTCGACTTCGGGTTCGAGAAGGCCGTCCAGTCGGATGCGATCCGATTTCTGAACCTCGTGACCGAGCAAGGGAAACGCGAGATCACGCAGTTCGGCTCCGACGGCGGCCTGACCAACCGGCTGGTGGGGTACATCGAGGCCAACGACGTCGACCGCGCGGTCATCGACTCGACGATGTTGCTCCAGCACTTCCTCTCGGACGCCAGCGACGAGATCACCGGCTTTCTGTCCGCGCTGAAACAGACCGACGCGACGATCGTGTTGATCTCGGAGATGACCGATCCGTCGGCGTACTCCGACGAGCACTACCTGGCTCACGGCGTGATCTTCTTTCACAACTACCTCGAATCGGGCGGGATGACCCGTGGGATCCAGGTGATCAAGATGCGCGGGACCGCGATCGACTGTGACATCCACTCCATCGAGTTCACCGATCGCGGCCTCGTCGTCCATCCCGGGGAGAAGATCCGGGACTGA
- a CDS encoding CBS domain-containing protein has protein sequence MIVADAMTPRESVVMAELPGTRTDVLEALQEDLFSSVPVIKPTDEGEEFRGIVTRDALIDQPDEDQLALLVEEVPTTTADSDLREVAQLMAETGERRIPVVDGEFEGIVTVTDVLRAMADGDLEVDATVGDVAAGEVNTVYAGAPLAVGERELSYAEVPYGIVLDDAGEMCGILTEVDVLAVAEVVEGEADTGESIANQDDEWMWEGIKAVGNRYMPTRNVEFPDGPVEEFMTADPISVGGRRSVTEAAQLLVGNEIEQLPLVSGDDLVGIVRDIHLLEAA, from the coding sequence ATGATCGTTGCCGACGCCATGACTCCACGAGAGTCGGTCGTGATGGCCGAACTTCCCGGGACGAGGACGGACGTCCTCGAAGCGCTCCAGGAAGACCTGTTCTCTTCGGTGCCCGTGATCAAACCGACCGACGAGGGCGAAGAGTTTCGCGGGATCGTCACCCGCGACGCGCTGATCGACCAGCCCGACGAGGACCAACTCGCCTTGCTCGTCGAGGAGGTGCCCACGACGACCGCCGATTCGGACCTCCGAGAGGTCGCCCAGTTGATGGCCGAGACGGGCGAGCGCCGGATTCCGGTCGTCGACGGTGAGTTCGAGGGCATCGTCACCGTCACGGACGTGTTGCGCGCGATGGCCGACGGCGACCTCGAAGTCGACGCTACCGTCGGTGACGTCGCCGCTGGCGAAGTCAACACCGTCTACGCGGGCGCACCCCTGGCGGTCGGTGAGCGCGAACTCTCCTACGCGGAGGTGCCCTACGGCATCGTCCTCGACGACGCGGGCGAGATGTGTGGCATCCTCACCGAAGTCGACGTGCTCGCGGTCGCTGAAGTCGTCGAGGGCGAGGCCGACACCGGCGAGTCGATCGCCAACCAGGACGACGAGTGGATGTGGGAGGGCATCAAGGCCGTCGGCAACCGCTACATGCCCACCCGAAACGTCGAGTTCCCCGACGGGCCCGTCGAGGAGTTCATGACCGCCGACCCGATCAGCGTCGGGGGCCGCCGGTCGGTCACCGAGGCCGCCCAACTGCTCGTCGGCAACGAGATCGAACAGTTGCCGCTGGTCAGCGGCGACGACCTCGTGGGCATCGTCCGGGACATTCACCTGCTGGAGGCCGCGTAG